In one Halococcus agarilyticus genomic region, the following are encoded:
- a CDS encoding RidA family protein, which translates to YYDAVNDVYGDFLTEPYPARSAFEVVKLPVDIDVEIEAMAAVPETGESD; encoded by the coding sequence GGTACTACGACGCGGTCAACGACGTCTACGGCGACTTCCTCACGGAGCCGTACCCCGCGCGCAGCGCGTTCGAGGTGGTGAAGCTCCCCGTGGATATCGACGTCGAGATCGAGGCGATGGCGGCAGTACCTGAAACCGGCGAGTCGGACTGA